Within the Natranaeroarchaeum sulfidigenes genome, the region AACTCGCCCGGAGCTTCAACATCGAACCGCGCGCGGCACTGCTCTCGTACTCGAACTTCGGGAGCGTCGACAACGAGGGACCGAACAGATCCCGCGAAGCCGCACGACGGCTCCAGGAGGACCCTGCGATCGACTTCCCGGTCGATGGCGAGATGCAGGCCGATACCGCCGTCGTCGAGGAGATGCTTCACGGTACCTACGAGTTCTCCGAGCTCGACGAACCGGCCAACGTGCTCGTCTTTCCGAACCTAGAAGCGGGTAATATCAGCTACAAACTGCTCCAGCGTCTCGGCGGTGCGGAAGCCATCGGCCCGATGCTCGTCGGGATGGACAAGCCGGTCCACGTCCTGCAGCGCGACGACGAGGTCAAGGATATCGTGAATCTGGCCGGGGTTGCGGTCGTCGACGCACAGAACGAGTAGAGAAAGCGGGTCGGGAGAGCGTTGCCGCGCGGTTGCCCGGCAGAGCCGCTATCGACCACGAAGTGTCCTTTTTAACTGAAATCTGCAGCCCGGTCGGTACGGGTAGCGATCTCGTGATAAAAAACCGGTCGTTGGTCAGTTGCTCACGGATGGCTAGTCGCTCGCGTGTCGATCCGCCCGCGACGGTGGGGGGAACTCGCTCGTCGGCGACTCGGCAGAGCCGGGCAGTACGCAGCGGTCTGGTTCGTGGTTAACGTGAGCGTACTGGTCGGGCGCGTTCGCGAGCGGGTGTGCCGGATTGTCCTCGCTGTTGATGCGGGCGGCCCGTACTTCCCCGAAGCCCGAGAGTCGGGCGCGGATTCCCCGCCAGTGGTTCGTCGTGTTCTGTGGCGGCGAGAGCGGATGCGGTGGCTTGCCGTCGGGATGCTGCGTCGCGAGGATGGCGTTGTTGACGTTTCCGGCGAGCTCGTCGTGGTCGACGAGGACGCCGACGCGCGCGTTCGGTGGGGAGCGAGTGGCCAGCACGTCGAGCCCGAGATGGAGCGCCCGATACTCGGCGACGTTGTTATCCGGGACGGGCTGTGGGAGCGACAGTCTCGCCACCCGCTTTCCTTCACGTGTTTCGATTACGACGCCGAGGCCGCCGCTCTCCTTGCGATAGGAGCCGTCTGTCGCCACGTAGAAGTCTCGATGATGAGTCCGCGGCGGGTGCGCGATATGCGGCGTCGGTGACTCGTCGAACAGGTCTCGCAGTGCGGGCCGGCCATGCGCGGCCATACTAGCCCTCAGAGTACAGGGCAACTTAAGTTCACGGTCGGATGGCACGTGAAGCCGGGGGAAAGGCGGCTGGGAGCTACTGCTTGTGAGGATAGCCGACGAGCAGTGCAAGGGCGTTCAGGGCGAGCAGTCCGAGGAACGTCAGCACCTCACCGCCGGTATCGAGGCCCGTTGCCAGCATCGGGACGTGGAGAAACGGGAGCACCACGGCGGTCCAGAAGCCAGCCGCGTACACCCGATCAGCCAGTTGATCTGCGAACCATTCCCGGAAGCTACTGTCAGTGGACTCGCCTGCGACCGATCCCGTCTCGTGTTGAATGGAGGGGCTTGACATGAGTTTCCCAGCTCGGTTTGCTCCAACGAGGTACTGTATCTTATAGGGGGTTGAGCGTTTCCGCTATTTCGTCCCGTTTTACACCATCAAAGGGACCCTATGATGTTTTATAAATCCCTTGAGAGGGCTTAGAATTTTTAAAAACAGTTTTGAGCCAGTAATCCGGGATTATACTCTAATAGAATTATATACGTCAGAGCGTCAGGTCAAACGACTGATCGGTCAGGTGTCACCGTCTTCGATTACGATCGTCATTGATGCGTCCTCGTCCCGTGTCGTTACGGCGTGTTCGTGCTCGCCGGGATCGAGATTGGTCGGAACCTCGAACGTAACAGTTTCACGTTCGTCACTGCCGATTTCGAGTGACTGGGTCGTCTGCTCGTCCCCGTCGAACACGTAGCCGACCGTTGGCGTCCCGTCGTCGCTGCCCGTGTTGTGGATCGTCGCCTCGACGACCGCCTCGTCCCCGCGATCGACCCGTTCGGGCGCATCGATACCGTCGATTTCGTACTGGGTGTCCAGTACGGTGATCGTCACCTCGTCGCTCGGGAACGTGTGCGTTGTCGTGTTCGCGCGTGCGAGCGTGACCGGAACAGTCCCGGCCTCATCGAACGTCAGAGAGGTGGTTCCCTGCCAGTCGAGCCACGCGGTGCGATCGTCCACGGAGAGTGTTCCGGGAACCGGCTCGTCGGTATCCGTTCGGATGCCCGTAAACTCGACCGCCTCTCCGCGCTCGACCGTCGTC harbors:
- a CDS encoding reverse transcriptase-like protein; translation: MAAHGRPALRDLFDESPTPHIAHPPRTHHRDFYVATDGSYRKESGGLGVVIETREGKRVARLSLPQPVPDNNVAEYRALHLGLDVLATRSPPNARVGVLVDHDELAGNVNNAILATQHPDGKPPHPLSPPQNTTNHWRGIRARLSGFGEVRAARINSEDNPAHPLANAPDQYAHVNHEPDRCVLPGSAESPTSEFPPPSRADRHASD